The following proteins are encoded in a genomic region of Bombus pyrosoma isolate SC7728 linkage group LG1, ASM1482585v1, whole genome shotgun sequence:
- the LOC122570246 gene encoding sodium-dependent transporter bedraggled isoform X3 translates to MTSSEDGDLIDLGNDSCVPRVSIQESSPDEQEHLLDVCLPKLEQALSLTRKQEQVQCINDNGDVLVTLGHDQVVPIRKRIDVVSSDTIKRVRDITRNLEPVIRKTCSDINEEHQDTVDYGSSSDNKDGHYSSEKLEDDTLETQEINDAFNFLTEHDDNDDPAEAKCNRYDQVINSHGLILLTTRTIKNEDLLNYHGKSASQALNCWKADIDLNDSAFELCSGNPSESISRKPRSDPVDYELGASSINVVENHSEEQTFVRTAKRRSFQHTHRKSWTEGTTLKNATQDTFSRFDRSTSLRGYNYASSTSNGIHRQSSFISSCSTEEGLETNGEDQEDGCSECSEVDWSWLEEVECPRATESLAPGVVGAVQENTEGGNATPTSENARRRRGREHRATEAGCSAAMSVSGTVKSLVVGGSRWLTSDPPSDYNGNNQDENVRCNASNETIDRETRDNPTLVNSWVRASMRRLRHLRLPEETERQRNIDLNSCHGTVVSAPNSLPDIALIAPEILAAQTNGTSGTLLRPSSAPVRNSNNSNVVPSRRGGRQFRASRSQRTRSRDITSRQSSVLSSTTGSDTTASGITTCSSSFGGASTSPPSSTATSPQRIASRRICDRQRDVDRDEDRGEDEDEDANPLGKWPHALSPALACLSCTLGLFNISRFSILSVQFGANFIVQFLILSLVLGIPLLTLHVCLGQRLAAGSVDMWKISPLFQGVGIALLIAQAFIGIYSIVGVSWMFVYFRDSFITKQDKYRWAEPFSLYREDKPTQNNSNLHKLYETVPDYFSGVVLQRNHLNESDPGVVTLKFQVAFNLAVVWMIVFVSLSKGLRSYGKVVYVFTLVPVFGTLVLCTKLLGLTPPGSVHQLFPATVWTEFFINGKSWVAASIEVFLTWGLLGAAAMQIAAHNKHKHLLQRDTSLVIVLTLAVLLLAAFLANTCVQVLRHHGYIYIPSSFERISSYMFMRPVNQPAPPGYSSTPERFMAHASFIVGERVTRPGADFSAESGYQALRFSTELVPATLALLGTEQVSPFWAVLFYFILILFGIAQQLAIWHCVITGIMAINAKMMKLWETTITFFSCACAYILGLPMATELGIHVVYYLDYTIGGTWWIMILYLVQVGAVFAVRGRPHSGEAVVAELFPPTGRCLRHWAGPLLSFTWNVILPVILMVLSITVFKNAGFRELYSYRRTAREYWTVWAKQLGATIQLVPILTIPAVAIIQTCRYLNNGPPDIFDNNQVEVNINHCEQCNGRIQLLYRPSLEPDDPRDAQTHTGTDMSTSIHGNGIVHTTTEVPFEDPPPKYTPPPSYTTATGARIAKMLRQSFRRSVRRIANVLGESSTPRQRPALQPPPPDYATVLVEMNQSRQTQDVTIHIAEARNENINSNTQSNATERHRPNTIDRSTRIGVVERSIERTHSTLERPRRPCITSSSSSNLTAADVANLLRSSIRRGTTRTQQSLRRSFCHDESTVAASVENLVEAAAPIGEESLVLPKDVSLVSNEQANSNSDDKKTAEETDDSVSVI, encoded by the exons ATGACTTCGAGCGAAGATGGTGATTTGATCGATCTTGGAAACGATAGTTGTGTACCACGAGTATCGATTCAAGAATCATCGCCTGACGAGCAAGAACATCTTCTCGATGTGTGCCTACCGAAGTTAGAACAAGCTTTGTCATTAACCAGGAAGCAAGAACAAGTACAATGCATAAATGACAACGGTGATGTATTAGTCACGTTAGGCCACGATCAAGTGGTACCGATTCGTAAAAGAATCGATGTCGTTTCATCCGATACGATAAAAAGAGTTCGTGACATTACCAGGAACTTAGAACCAGTTATAAGAAAGACTTGTTCCGACATTAATGAGGAGCATCAAGACACGGTTGATTATGGAAGTTCATCGGATAACAAAGACGGACATTATTCTAGTGAAAAGCTCGAAGACGATACGTTGGAGACACAGGAGATCAATGatgctttcaattttctcacAGAACACGATGACAACGATGATCCAGCTGAAGCGAAATGTAACCGTTATGACCAAGTTATAAATTCACATGGACTGATCCTATTAACCACTCGTACCATAAAAAACGaagatttattgaattacCATGGTAAAAGTGCTTCACAAGCACTAAACTGCTGGAAAGCAGACATAGATTTAAATGATTCAGCTTTTGAATTATGTTCGGGCAACCCTTCTGAAAGTATTTCGAGGAAACCTAGATCTGATCCTGTTGATTATGAGCTTGGAGCGAGTAGCATTAATGTGGTTGAAAATCATTCCGAAGAACAAACGTTTGTACGAACAGCTAAAAGAAGATCATTTCAGCATACACATCGTAAATCTTGGACGGAAGGAACTACACTGAAAAATGCAACACAGGATACATTTTCTCGGTTCGATAGGTCAACTAGTTTAAGAGGATATAATTACGCGTCATCAACTTCCAATGGCATTCATCGGCAATCCAGCTTTATTTCGAG TTGTTCAACGGAGGAAGGATTGGAAACGAATGGAGAGGATCAAGAGGACGGATGTTCAGAATGTTCGGAAGTAGATTGGTCGTGGTTAGAGGAAGTAGAATGTCCGCGGGCTACGGAGTCGTTAGCACCCGGTGTGGTTGGCGCGGTTCAGGAGAACACCGAAGGAGGGAATGCAACCCCCACCAGTGAAAACGCAAGACGCAGGCGCGGTCGCGAGCATCGTGCTACCGAGGCGGGCTGCAGTGCCGCGATGTCTGTCTCCGGGACAGTAAAGTCCCTAGTGGTCGGTGGTTCGCGATGGTTAACTTCCGATCCGCCGTCCGACTATAACGGCAATAATCAAGATGAAAATGTACGTTGCAATGCGAGCAACGAAACCATCGATCGCGAAACACGTGACAATCCTACGCTTGTTAATTCTTGGGTACGGGCTTCGATGAGACGTTTGCGTCATTTGAGACTACCGGAAGAAACTGAACGGCAACGAAACATTGATTTGAATAGTTGCCACGGAACTGTCGTATCCGCGCCAAATTCTTTACCAGATATCGCTTTAATTGCTCCAGAGATATTGGCTGCCCAAACAAACGGTACTTCCGGCACCCTCCTTAGGCCATCCAGCGCTCCTGTaagaaattcgaataattcaaATGTAGTGCCATCGCGGAGAGGCGGAAGACAATTTAGAGCAAGTCGATCGCAAAGAACGCGAAGTCGCGACATTACTTCGAGGCAAAGCAGCGTTTTATCGTCGACTACGGGCAGTGATACAACTGCTTCAGGAATCACGACATGCTCCAGCTCTTTTGGCGGTGCTTCTACGAGTCCACCTTCTAGCACGGCGACAAGTCCGCAACGCATCGCTTCCAGACG AATATGTGACAGACAGAGAGACGTTGATAGGGATGAGGATAGAGGAGAGGATGAGGATGAGGATGCCAATCCATTGGGAAAATGGCCACATGCTCTTAGTCCAGCCTTGGCGTGTCTTAGTTGCACCCTTGGCCTTTTTAATATAAGtagattttctattcttaGTGTACAATTCGGAG cAAATTTCATTGTACAGTTCCTGATTTTGTCTTTGGTATTGGGTATTCCACTTTTGACGTTGCACGTGTGTCTCGGTCAAAGATTGGCGGCTGGATCCGTAGATATGTGGAAGATTTCACCCCTCTTTCAGGGCGTTGGTATAGCTCTTCTAATTGCACAAGCATTCATCGGTATCTACAGTATCGTTGGTGTATCCTGGATGTTCGTCTACTTTAG AGACTCATTTATAACGAAGCAGGATAAGTACCGATGGGCAGAACCGTTTTCCTTGTACAGAGAAGATAAACCTACACAGAATAATagtaatttgcataaattataTGAGACAGTACCAGATTATTTTAGCGGAGTTGTCTTGCAAAGAAATCATTTAAACGAATCAGATCCCGGTGTCGTAACGTTAAAGTTTCAAGTGGCTTTCAATTTAGCTGTTGTATGGATGATCGTGTTCGTATCATTAAGCAAAG GTTTGAGATCTTATGGCAAAGTAGTATATGTTTTTACGTTGGTGCCTGTATTTGGCACATTAGTTCTTTGTACGAAATTACTTGGCCTCACGCCACCAGGCTCTGTACATCAGCTTTTTCCTGCCACTGTGTGGACTGAGTTTTTCATTAATGGCAAATCGTGGGTAGCAGCATCCATCGAGGTTTTCCTCACTTGGGGATTACTTGGTGCAGCTGCTATGCAG ATAGCTGCTCATAATAAGCACAAACATCTATTACAACGAGACACGAGTCTAGTGATCGTGTTAACTCTCGCAGTTCTACTTCTCGCAGCTTTTCTGGCAAATACTTGCGTGCAAGTTTTGCGACATCATGGATATATTTACATACCTAGCTCATTTG aAAGAATATCATCGTATATGTTTATGCGACCTGTGAACCAGCCGGCACCACCGGGATATAGCAGTACACCAGAAAGATTTATGGCACATGCGTCGTTTATTGTTGGAGAACGTGTAACTCGCCCCGGTGCAGACTTTAGTGCTGAATCTGGTTATCAAGCCTTGAGATTTTCGACTGAATTGGTTCCTGCAACGTTAGCGTTACTAGGCACTGAACAAGTGTCACCATTCTGGGCagttcttttctattttattcttattctaTTTGGAATAGCTCAACAG CTGGCAATATGGCATTGTGTAATAACTGGTATTATGGCGATTAATGCAAAAATGATGAAGTTATGGGAAACTACTATTACATTCTTCAGTTGTGCTTGTGCTTATATACTAGGCTTACCCATGGCTACCGag TTGGGCATACACGTCGTATATTATCTAGACTACACAATTGGTGGTACATGGTGGATAATGATCTTATACTTGGTGCAAGTTGGTGCTGTATTCGCAGTGCGCGGTCGTCCACATAGTGGTGAAGCGGTAGTAGCCGAGTTGTTTCCTCCAACTGGTCGATGTCTCAGACACTGGGCTGGTCCTCTTCTCTCATTCACGTGGAACGTTATACTGCCTGTTATTCTTATG GTACTTAGCATTACAGTATTTAAAAATGCTGGATTTCGAGAACTTTATTCTTACCGACGTACCGCTAGAGAGTACTGGACAGTTTGGGCAAAACAACTCGGAGCTACGATTCAATTAGTACCAATATTGACGATACCGGCAGTGGCGATTATACAAACATGTCGATACTTGAACAACGGTCCACCCGATATTTTTGAT AACAATCAAGTGGAAGTTAATATAAATCACTGCGAACAATGTAATGGT aGAATTCAATTATTGTATCGACCATCTTTGGAGCCAGATGACCCACGAGATGCGCAAACGCATACTGGAACCGATATGAGTACCAGCATTCACGGCAATGGTATCGTACATACAACGACAGAAGTACCATTTGAAGATCCACCGCCAAAATATACACCTCCTCCGAGTTACACTACAGCAACGGGAGCGAGAATAGCAAAGATGTTGCGGCAAAGTTTTCGAAGAAGTGTACGTCGAATAGCGAATGTGCTCGGTGAGAGCAGTACTCCGAGACAGAGACCGGCGCTACAACCTCCACCTCCTGATTACGCCACTGTACTTGTAGAAATGAATCAAAGTAGGCAAACCCAAGATGTAACAATTCATATAGCTGAAGCAAGAAACGAAAACATCAATTCAAACACTCAAAGTAATGCTACCGAAAGACATAGACCTAATACGATAGATAGATCAACAAGAATTGGTGTGGTAGAACGCTCGATAGAAAGAACGCATTCGACGCTCGAAAGACCTCGTCGACCTTGTATAACTTCATCGAGCAGTTCGAATTTAACTGCGGCCGATGTGGCTAATTTACTTCGTAGTAGCATTAGGAGAGGGACTACGCGAACTCAACAGTCCCTGCGTAGGAGTTTCTGCCACGACGAATCAACGGTAGCAGCGTCCGTTGAAAATCTAGTCGAGGCTGCAGCGCCGATCGGTGAAGAATCCTTGGTCCTTCCAAAGGACGTGTCTCTAGTCTCTAATGAACAGGCTAACAGTAATAGCGACGATAAAAAGACTGCCGAAGAAACGGATGATTCCGTTTCTGTGATATAG